One genomic region from Gammaproteobacteria bacterium encodes:
- a CDS encoding DUF1552 domain-containing protein, whose protein sequence is MNFITGKHIPRRTFLRGAAGVAVGLPLLDAMVPAGGRWREVMAAVDKTRLVGIEMVHGAAGSNDWGATQHLWSPAQIGRNFDLSTSALSSLEPYRDYLTIVSNTDCQMAEAFQPKEIGGDHFRTSAVYLTQAHPRQTEGSDVYIGTSMDQLYAQRFGQDTPIPSMQLCIENVDQSGGCAYGYTCVYTDSISWASPTEPLPVIRDPRVAFDQLFGAGSTPEDRVARRRENRSILDWVAARAARLKTELGLEDRARLDRYMDNIRELERRIEMTEAQNRSGEARELPEAPAGVPDSFREHVEQMWDVQALAFQSDMTRVFSFKMGRDSSARVFPESGTDKPFHPASHHGGNPEAVSEFNLINRYHVSTLPYFLEKLKGIEEGDSNLLDKSMILYGSAMGDPNLHNHKRVPFIALGGANGRLEGGLHLKAPDGTPLANAMLTLLHALGLDDMDGFGNSTGEFALSMPTSMVEQASGS, encoded by the coding sequence ATGAACTTCATCACGGGCAAGCACATCCCGCGACGGACATTCCTGCGCGGGGCCGCGGGCGTGGCGGTTGGACTGCCGCTTCTGGACGCCATGGTTCCGGCGGGCGGCCGCTGGAGGGAGGTGATGGCGGCGGTCGACAAGACGCGTCTGGTCGGCATCGAGATGGTGCACGGCGCGGCGGGCTCCAACGACTGGGGCGCGACCCAGCACCTGTGGTCGCCGGCGCAGATCGGCCGGAACTTCGACCTGAGCACCAGCGCCCTGAGTTCCCTCGAGCCGTACCGCGACTACCTCACCATCGTGTCCAACACGGACTGCCAGATGGCGGAGGCGTTCCAGCCCAAGGAGATCGGGGGCGACCACTTCCGCACCAGCGCCGTCTACCTGACCCAGGCGCACCCGAGGCAGACCGAGGGCTCGGACGTGTACATCGGCACGTCGATGGACCAGTTGTACGCCCAGCGCTTCGGCCAGGACACCCCGATTCCGTCGATGCAGCTCTGCATCGAGAACGTGGACCAGTCGGGCGGCTGCGCGTACGGCTACACCTGCGTGTACACCGACTCCATCAGCTGGGCCTCCCCCACCGAGCCGCTCCCCGTCATCCGCGATCCGCGGGTGGCTTTCGACCAGCTCTTCGGGGCCGGCAGCACCCCGGAGGATCGTGTGGCGCGCCGGCGTGAGAACCGGAGCATCCTGGACTGGGTGGCCGCACGGGCCGCGCGCCTCAAGACGGAACTGGGGCTGGAGGACCGGGCCCGCCTCGACCGCTACATGGACAACATCCGCGAGCTCGAGCGGCGCATCGAGATGACCGAGGCGCAGAACCGGAGCGGCGAGGCGCGAGAACTGCCAGAGGCCCCGGCCGGGGTGCCGGATTCCTTCCGCGAGCACGTCGAGCAGATGTGGGACGTGCAGGCGCTCGCGTTCCAGTCCGACATGACGCGCGTCTTCTCGTTCAAGATGGGGCGCGACTCCTCGGCTCGGGTCTTCCCCGAAAGCGGCACCGACAAGCCCTTCCACCCGGCCTCGCACCACGGCGGCAACCCGGAGGCGGTGTCGGAGTTCAACCTCATCAACCGCTACCACGTGAGCACGCTTCCCTACTTCCTGGAGAAGCTGAAGGGCATCGAGGAGGGCGACTCGAACCTGCTCGACAAGAGCATGATCCTCTACGGATCGGCGATGGGCGACCCCAACCTGCACAACCACAAGCGGGTGCCCTTCATCGCGCTGGGCGGGGCCAACGGACGGCTGGAGGGTGGCCTGCACCTGAAGGCGCCGGACGGAACCCCGCTGGCCAACGCAATGCTCACCCTGCTGCACGCGCTCGGCCTCGACGACATGGACGGCTTCGGCAACAGCACCGGGGAATTCGCCCTGTCCATGCCGACCTCGATGGTGGAGCAGGCCAGCGGCAGCTGA
- a CDS encoding RagB/SusD family nutrient uptake outer membrane protein gives MTTTNRRLTAGALLLVAFAGACEVTNPGPVQDKFLDDETSHAALVRGAERMVLETANFVFYTNSIITRVLFPGGDTNSHSPRIQGGSLPPEDVNGDWNNVQQALFIAKSALERGVTGENLAQAHIWAGYTYRILGENWCQWLEAAGAPQPPSAALDNAEQHFTSALGAAANSTQSNAAYAGRAQVRVAKGDWGGALSDAAQVPPNFVFAVQPDPNFFNTRSRVGWANADEPYRQFTLLFTFFGEQAPSNIRSLLPLEASDLPVTIPGTGYYAESGDPRVAWHRIPDQPFANASLQGFGQVPWSNFTWLDPETPIHLGTGTEMLLYRAEGMLRDGNYAGGMELINQVRSMYISDNTGEPLAPWDAMSLEAAWTALKTERMIEGLLEGRRLVDLRRWAADGSPGEAPFPPWEELSPLFAEAPTATCFPIAENEVNRNPNLGG, from the coding sequence ATGACCACGACCAACAGACGACTGACGGCTGGCGCCCTCCTCCTGGTGGCGTTTGCGGGCGCTTGCGAAGTGACCAATCCCGGCCCGGTGCAGGACAAGTTCCTCGACGACGAAACCTCGCACGCGGCGCTGGTTCGCGGGGCCGAGCGCATGGTGCTCGAGACCGCGAACTTCGTCTTCTACACCAACTCCATCATCACGCGCGTGCTCTTCCCCGGGGGCGATACCAACTCCCACAGCCCGCGCATTCAGGGAGGCTCGCTCCCGCCCGAGGACGTGAACGGAGACTGGAACAACGTGCAGCAGGCGCTCTTCATCGCGAAGAGCGCACTGGAGAGGGGTGTGACGGGTGAAAACCTGGCCCAGGCGCACATCTGGGCCGGCTACACCTACCGGATTCTGGGCGAGAACTGGTGCCAGTGGCTGGAGGCCGCAGGCGCACCCCAGCCCCCCAGCGCGGCTCTCGACAACGCGGAGCAGCACTTCACGTCGGCACTGGGCGCCGCTGCCAATTCCACGCAGAGCAACGCGGCTTACGCAGGGCGCGCGCAGGTCCGGGTGGCCAAGGGCGACTGGGGAGGCGCCCTGAGCGATGCCGCCCAGGTACCTCCCAACTTCGTGTTCGCGGTGCAACCCGATCCGAATTTCTTCAACACGCGCAGCCGGGTCGGATGGGCCAACGCAGATGAGCCCTACCGGCAGTTCACGCTCCTCTTCACCTTCTTCGGTGAACAGGCCCCGTCCAATATCCGCTCGCTGCTGCCGCTCGAGGCCAGCGATCTTCCCGTCACCATCCCCGGCACCGGCTATTACGCGGAATCCGGGGATCCCCGGGTGGCGTGGCACCGGATCCCCGACCAGCCCTTCGCCAACGCTTCGTTGCAGGGCTTCGGCCAAGTGCCGTGGAGCAACTTCACCTGGCTGGATCCGGAGACTCCGATCCACCTCGGCACCGGGACGGAGATGCTTCTGTACCGGGCTGAGGGAATGCTGCGCGACGGCAACTACGCGGGGGGCATGGAGCTCATCAACCAGGTGCGCTCGATGTACATCAGCGACAACACCGGGGAGCCGCTGGCGCCCTGGGACGCCATGAGCCTGGAGGCGGCGTGGACGGCGCTGAAGACCGAGCGCATGATCGAGGGGCTGCTCGAGGGCCGCCGTCTGGTCGACCTGCGCCGGTGGGCTGCGGACGGTTCACCGGGCGAGGCTCCCTTCCCGCCGTGGGAGGAGCTGTCTCCCCTCTTCGCGGAAGCCCCGACGGCGACCTGCTTCCCCATCGCCGAGAACGAGGTGAACCGCAACCCGAACCTGGGCGGGTGA